In bacterium, the following proteins share a genomic window:
- the rimM gene encoding ribosome maturation factor RimM (Essential for efficient processing of 16S rRNA): protein MVGRIVGVHGLGGAVRVRVESDYPQRFVAPARFRTGLPDAPLLVLRGFHTHSGGPIAEFAGITSAEQAELLVGADLLIDEADRRALRPGEYWPDQLIGLDVRIGSETVGVVDDLIEAPQDRLVVKCHDGSEAEIPFVEALVTEVDVAGGWLRVDPPDGLLAPQ, encoded by the coding sequence GTGGTCGGGCGGATCGTCGGGGTCCATGGGCTCGGCGGCGCTGTGCGCGTACGGGTCGAGTCCGACTATCCGCAACGCTTCGTCGCTCCGGCCCGGTTTCGCACCGGGTTACCCGACGCCCCGCTCCTTGTTCTGAGAGGTTTCCACACCCACTCCGGGGGTCCTATTGCAGAGTTCGCCGGGATCACCTCCGCAGAGCAGGCGGAGCTGCTGGTGGGGGCCGACCTCCTCATTGACGAGGCAGACAGGAGGGCGCTTCGGCCCGGCGAGTACTGGCCCGATCAGTTGATCGGGCTGGACGTGCGGATCGGATCCGAGACCGTCGGCGTGGTGGACGACCTGATCGAGGCCCCCCAGGACCGGCTCGTGGTCAAGTGCCATGACGGCTCGGAGGCCGAGATCCCCTTCGTGGAGGCCCTCGTTACGGAAGTCGATGTGGCCGGTGGGTGGCTACGGGTTGACCCTCCCGATGGCCTACTCGCCCCGCAGTAG
- a CDS encoding KH domain-containing protein: MSGAIVERVIRYVVTSIVDDTDAVEVTMIDQGEDRMLAEVKTAPGEMGRVIGRGGRVARAIRTVAQAAADEEGLTVGVEFVD; the protein is encoded by the coding sequence ATGAGCGGCGCGATCGTCGAACGAGTTATCCGGTACGTGGTTACTTCGATCGTTGACGATACGGATGCCGTGGAGGTCACGATGATCGACCAGGGGGAGGACAGGATGCTCGCCGAGGTGAAGACCGCTCCCGGTGAGATGGGTCGGGTGATCGGCCGGGGTGGAAGGGTGGCGCGGGCCATCCGGACCGTAGCCCAGGCGGCGGCGGACGAGGAAGGCCTCACCGTAGGGGTCGAATTCGTCGACTGA
- the rpsP gene encoding 30S ribosomal protein S16 — translation MAVKIRLRRMGKKKQPTYRVVVADARSPRDGRIIESIGRYDPRREPSLVEIDNDRARYWLGTGAQPTDRVQKLLEISGAVAQPKVSRAGVYRLDDPPPSPPPDPDVTESPEAAEDSAVEEPAAATEEKQSAADDEQDGES, via the coding sequence ATGGCGGTGAAGATCCGCCTCAGGCGTATGGGCAAGAAGAAGCAGCCGACCTACCGGGTCGTCGTGGCTGATGCGCGATCCCCCAGGGACGGTCGCATCATCGAGTCGATCGGGCGCTACGACCCCCGCAGGGAGCCTTCCCTGGTCGAGATCGACAACGACCGGGCCCGGTACTGGCTGGGCACCGGGGCACAGCCGACCGACCGCGTGCAGAAGCTACTCGAGATCTCCGGGGCCGTCGCGCAACCGAAGGTCTCCCGGGCGGGCGTCTACCGTCTCGACGACCCTCCGCCGAGCCCGCCCCCCGATCCAGATGTCACGGAGTCTCCCGAGGCTGCCGAGGACTCGGCCGTCGAGGAACCGGCTGCCGCGACGGAGGAGAAGCAATCCGCAGCGGATGACGAGCAGGATGGTGAATCATGA
- the ffh gene encoding signal recognition particle protein — MFESLTARFEAAFDRIRGRGRLSERQVDETLSEVRLALLEADVNQEVADRLLDRIRVRAVGAEVIRSVTPGHQVVKIVHESLLETLGSEAVPLVTRGGKPLTTLVVGLQGSGKTTTAAKLADHYRRSGKSVLMVAADRVRPGAVEQLQQLGERIGVPVFEGGRNPVSLVRSALRQADRQGVDVVVVDTAGRLQIDQALMAELGAMARAASPDEVLLVLDAMTGQESVAVARGFSEHIGLTGVVLSKLDSDARGGAAISVREATGFPVKLVGTGEGPRDLEVFHPERMASRILGMGDVLTLMERAEEAVDQQQAADMAQRLLRAEFTLEDYIEQVKSLRRMGSVGELLGMIPGARPALADAQAVDREVRRSEAIICSMTPAERVNPKVIDGSRRRRIAVGSGTSVQDVAGLVRQFNQMRGMFQSLSRGKTRMGFPGMRGGFPGSVAGALPGGLTGTAIEPPRGGGGRRPPGRPKKKPRTPKKLQKKKKKR; from the coding sequence GTGTTCGAATCGCTGACAGCCCGTTTCGAGGCGGCGTTCGATCGCATCCGGGGCAGGGGCCGCCTTAGCGAGCGCCAGGTCGACGAAACCCTGTCCGAGGTGCGGCTGGCTCTACTGGAGGCCGACGTCAACCAGGAGGTAGCCGACCGCCTGCTCGACCGGATCCGGGTTCGGGCGGTCGGCGCCGAGGTGATTAGGAGCGTCACGCCGGGCCATCAGGTGGTCAAGATCGTCCACGAGTCACTCCTCGAAACGCTGGGGAGTGAAGCCGTGCCCCTGGTGACCAGGGGCGGGAAGCCCCTGACCACCCTGGTGGTCGGGCTGCAGGGCTCGGGCAAGACCACTACGGCCGCCAAGCTCGCCGACCACTACCGGCGCTCCGGGAAGAGCGTTCTGATGGTTGCGGCTGATCGGGTACGGCCGGGAGCGGTGGAACAGCTGCAACAGCTGGGTGAGCGGATCGGCGTCCCCGTGTTCGAGGGCGGCAGGAACCCGGTGTCCCTGGTGAGGAGTGCGCTCCGGCAGGCTGACCGACAGGGTGTCGATGTGGTGGTGGTGGACACCGCCGGCCGGCTCCAGATCGACCAGGCCCTGATGGCCGAGTTGGGCGCCATGGCTCGCGCCGCCTCGCCCGATGAAGTGCTGCTGGTGCTGGACGCCATGACCGGGCAGGAGTCGGTGGCGGTGGCCAGAGGCTTCTCGGAGCACATAGGCCTGACCGGTGTGGTGCTCTCGAAGCTCGACAGCGATGCTCGGGGCGGTGCAGCCATCTCGGTTCGGGAGGCGACCGGTTTCCCGGTCAAGTTGGTGGGTACGGGTGAGGGGCCTCGCGATCTGGAGGTCTTCCATCCCGAGCGGATGGCGTCCCGCATCCTGGGCATGGGCGACGTGCTGACCCTCATGGAGAGGGCCGAGGAGGCCGTCGACCAGCAGCAGGCGGCCGACATGGCCCAGCGCCTGCTGCGGGCCGAGTTCACTCTCGAGGACTACATCGAACAGGTGAAGAGCCTGCGCCGGATGGGGTCGGTGGGGGAGCTTCTTGGTATGATCCCCGGTGCGCGCCCCGCTCTCGCGGATGCGCAGGCGGTTGATCGTGAGGTTCGCCGCTCGGAGGCGATCATCTGCTCGATGACCCCCGCCGAACGAGTTAACCCCAAGGTCATCGACGGCAGTCGCAGGCGCAGGATCGCCGTGGGCTCGGGAACCTCCGTTCAGGATGTGGCCGGTCTGGTGCGGCAGTTCAACCAGATGCGCGGCATGTTCCAGTCGCTGTCCCGGGGCAAGACCAGGATGGGATTTCCCGGCATGCGCGGCGGGTTCCCGGGTAGTGTGGCCGGCGCCCTGCCGGGCGGCCTAACGGGTACGGCAATTGAACCTCCGCGTGGTGGGGGTGGGCGCCGCCCGCCCGGCCGACCCAAGAAGAAACCGAGAACTCCGAAGAAGCTCCAGAAAAAGAAGAAAAAGAGGTGA
- the upp gene encoding uracil phosphoribosyltransferase: MGITVVDHPLSRHYLSILRDRTTGPGGFRLATRRLSYILTLEATSRLAETEYRLETPLSPATGYRPVRPPVAVAVLRAGLGLIDGVVDLVPDVAVGYVGVERDEETARPMAYYTKFPEMRERTVLVLEPMLATGGSLGWAVKSVKEAGAAEVVALCVVTAPEGAARMEREHPDVEVVAAAIDSHLNDRFFIVPGLGDMGDRLFDTP, from the coding sequence TTGGGAATCACCGTCGTAGACCACCCGCTGAGCCGCCACTACCTCAGCATTCTCCGCGACCGGACGACCGGTCCGGGTGGGTTCCGGCTCGCCACCCGACGCCTCTCCTACATCCTCACACTCGAGGCCACATCGAGGTTGGCCGAGACCGAGTACCGCCTTGAAACGCCCCTCTCGCCGGCCACCGGATACCGTCCCGTCCGGCCGCCGGTAGCGGTCGCCGTGCTCCGGGCAGGATTGGGATTGATCGATGGGGTGGTGGACCTGGTGCCCGACGTGGCAGTCGGATACGTCGGGGTCGAGCGAGATGAGGAGACCGCCCGTCCGATGGCCTACTACACCAAGTTCCCCGAGATGAGGGAGCGAACCGTCCTGGTTCTGGAACCCATGCTCGCCACGGGAGGCTCGCTGGGCTGGGCGGTGAAGTCGGTCAAGGAAGCCGGAGCTGCGGAGGTAGTCGCCCTGTGCGTGGTGACTGCTCCCGAGGGCGCCGCCCGGATGGAGCGCGAGCATCCCGACGTGGAGGTGGTAGCAGCCGCCATCGACTCCCACCTGAACGACCGCTTCTTCATCGTTCCCGGGTTGGGCGACATGGGCGACCGGCTCTTCGACACACCGTGA
- a CDS encoding MGMT family protein yields the protein MSGVPVDEDGRTFAERVYSMVESLGEGEVATYGEIAADAGRPGAARAVGRILANSDGLPWWRVVTREGRLVPGLEDEHAHRLAREGLAVRRNRVVRSSGARPE from the coding sequence GTGAGCGGCGTTCCCGTCGACGAGGACGGGCGGACCTTTGCCGAGCGGGTGTATTCCATGGTCGAGAGCCTCGGCGAGGGCGAGGTGGCCACCTACGGTGAGATCGCGGCCGACGCCGGCCGGCCTGGGGCCGCCCGGGCTGTCGGACGGATACTGGCGAACTCGGACGGCTTGCCGTGGTGGCGGGTGGTGACGAGGGAGGGCCGACTCGTGCCCGGGCTTGAGGACGAACATGCTCACCGGCTGGCCCGGGAGGGACTGGCCGTCCGGCGCAACCGGGTCGTACGGTCGTCCGGGGCAAGACCGGAATGA
- a CDS encoding thymidine phosphorylase codes for MSGRSIREAIRHKRNGGHLDAEDIRSFVTGVVHRSIPDYQASAMLMAIYFRGMSDAELATLTAAMIGSGERLAITSTVPKVDKHSTGGVGDKVSIALAPLVASCGVTVPMMSGRGLGHTGGTLDKLESIRGLRTAFSPKEFGRIATRLGVIIAGQSDQIVPADRILYALRDSTATVSSVPLISSSIMSKKLVEGLDALVLDIKVGSGAFMETVEDARLLATTMVGIGRSHGVATRALLTAMDQPLGREVGNANEVTEAMAVLRGKGPADLAELVRTLGIHMLEAAGVDGAALRIDRSLESGAGLAKLSGMIRAQGGDPRVVEQPERLPGASHARRIRSTDGGYVTSIDARGIGLAAMSLGAGRETMEDRIDHGVGITLSAKVGDEVRRGDVLATLRFNDPGLADRASALVERAYVIGALAPDVRPLILETVG; via the coding sequence ATGAGCGGGCGGAGCATCCGGGAGGCGATCCGGCACAAGCGCAACGGCGGCCACCTGGATGCCGAGGACATCCGGAGCTTCGTGACCGGCGTGGTGCACCGCTCGATTCCGGACTACCAGGCGTCCGCCATGCTCATGGCCATCTACTTCCGCGGGATGTCGGACGCCGAACTGGCCACGCTGACGGCCGCCATGATCGGGTCCGGAGAACGGCTTGCCATTACCTCCACCGTGCCCAAGGTCGACAAGCACTCCACAGGAGGCGTGGGCGACAAGGTGAGCATTGCCCTGGCCCCGCTGGTGGCATCCTGCGGCGTGACCGTACCGATGATGTCGGGCCGGGGCCTGGGACACACCGGAGGAACCCTCGACAAGCTGGAGTCGATCAGGGGACTGAGAACCGCCTTCAGTCCCAAGGAGTTCGGACGGATCGCCACCCGGCTGGGGGTGATCATCGCCGGCCAATCCGACCAGATCGTCCCCGCCGACCGGATCCTGTACGCCCTCCGTGACAGCACGGCCACAGTGTCCTCGGTACCTCTCATCAGTTCCTCGATCATGTCCAAGAAACTGGTCGAGGGCCTCGACGCGCTGGTGCTGGACATAAAGGTGGGGTCGGGCGCCTTCATGGAGACCGTAGAGGACGCGCGCCTCCTCGCCACGACCATGGTCGGGATCGGTCGGTCCCACGGCGTCGCAACCAGGGCGCTGCTGACCGCCATGGACCAGCCACTCGGGCGAGAGGTCGGCAATGCCAATGAGGTCACCGAGGCGATGGCCGTACTGCGCGGCAAGGGTCCTGCCGACCTCGCAGAGCTGGTGAGGACGCTCGGTATCCACATGCTGGAGGCGGCGGGAGTGGACGGCGCCGCCCTCAGGATCGACCGGAGCCTGGAGTCGGGGGCCGGGCTGGCCAAGCTGTCCGGGATGATCAGGGCCCAGGGGGGCGATCCGAGGGTGGTGGAGCAACCCGAAAGGCTCCCCGGCGCGTCTCACGCCCGGAGGATCCGGTCGACCGATGGAGGTTACGTGACGTCGATCGACGCCAGGGGCATCGGGCTGGCGGCCATGAGCCTCGGCGCCGGCCGCGAGACCATGGAGGATCGAATAGATCACGGAGTGGGCATCACGCTGTCCGCCAAGGTGGGTGACGAGGTGCGGCGGGGCGACGTGCTGGCCACCCTTCGCTTCAACGATCCCGGCCTTGCCGACCGGGCCTCGGCTCTCGTCGAGCGTGCCTACGTGATCGGCGCCCTCGCGCCGGACGTGCGACCCCTCATCCTGGAGACAGTCGGTTGA
- a CDS encoding electron transfer flavoprotein subunit beta/FixA family protein — translation MQVLVCVKQIPDPASPSSLDPDTSRLLRPPEQVLDDTDRYGIEVGLQLAEQTDGAVTLLSMGPTGTMQGIRQALAMGADKAVLVDDPALEDSDALTTAKVLAAAARREGFDVLVTGVESTDGYSGVVPQMAAELLGVPALTFARRVEMDGPDLRIERQTASGFDVVLSPLPAVLSVTAGAVEPRYPTFRGIMAARNKPVDSLTAADLSVSSDPGQRVVSVAPAPERAAGEVVEDGGTGHLRVVEFLESARVV, via the coding sequence ATGCAGGTACTGGTGTGCGTGAAACAGATACCCGATCCCGCCTCCCCCTCGTCGCTCGATCCGGATACCAGCCGCCTGCTGAGACCTCCGGAGCAGGTGCTGGACGACACGGATCGGTACGGGATCGAGGTGGGTCTCCAGTTGGCCGAGCAGACGGACGGTGCGGTGACCCTCCTGTCCATGGGGCCGACCGGCACCATGCAGGGAATCCGCCAGGCCCTCGCCATGGGCGCCGACAAGGCGGTTCTCGTGGACGACCCCGCCTTAGAGGACAGCGACGCCCTTACCACCGCCAAGGTTCTGGCCGCCGCCGCCCGCCGTGAGGGATTCGACGTGCTGGTTACAGGTGTCGAGTCCACCGACGGCTACTCCGGTGTGGTACCTCAGATGGCGGCCGAACTGCTGGGAGTGCCGGCGCTGACCTTCGCCCGGCGGGTGGAGATGGACGGACCCGACCTCCGCATCGAGCGCCAGACCGCATCCGGTTTCGATGTGGTCCTCTCGCCCCTCCCGGCCGTGCTGTCGGTCACCGCGGGTGCCGTCGAGCCCCGCTATCCCACCTTCCGGGGAATCATGGCGGCCAGGAACAAGCCGGTCGACAGCTTGACAGCGGCCGACCTCTCCGTATCGAGCGACCCCGGTCAGCGGGTCGTCTCGGTGGCGCCGGCGCCCGAGCGGGCAGCGGGCGAGGTGGTGGAGGACGGCGGTACCGGCCACCTTCGCGTAGTCGAGTTCCTCGAGTCGGCAAGGGTGGTGTAG
- a CDS encoding electron transfer flavoprotein subunit alpha/FixB family protein, with protein sequence MAIWVFAEATERGPGEPALEVLSEVASHSEAVAVYLGEASGEAAAILGAYGASTVYILTGGGDLPAAAAAAALAELVEREAPGAVLFAQTYTSRDVAGRLAARIDRPVISNAVDVAIDDGCTVTSEVFGGTQLVRTAFTGPGPHLVLVRPKSFSAEERGGAVDRVEEIPLPDAGHAGSPQVVDTTVEQAEGPQLGSAKVIISGGRGLGSAEAYSLIESVAEPLGAATGATRAIVDAGWVPYAKQVGQTGKTVKPEVYIACGVSGAMQHLVGMKDSKRIVAINKDPEAPIFSVADLGIVGDVHQVLPRLAEALRGRD encoded by the coding sequence ATGGCTATCTGGGTATTCGCGGAAGCAACGGAACGCGGGCCGGGCGAGCCGGCCCTGGAGGTGCTGTCCGAGGTCGCCTCCCATAGTGAAGCGGTAGCCGTCTACCTGGGCGAGGCTTCCGGCGAGGCAGCCGCCATCCTGGGCGCCTACGGAGCCTCAACCGTATACATCCTGACCGGCGGCGGTGACCTGCCCGCGGCGGCCGCCGCGGCGGCCTTGGCCGAACTCGTCGAGCGGGAGGCGCCCGGGGCGGTGTTGTTCGCCCAGACCTACACGTCGCGGGATGTGGCAGGCCGGCTGGCGGCCCGGATCGACCGGCCGGTGATATCGAACGCGGTGGACGTGGCCATCGATGACGGTTGCACTGTCACAAGCGAGGTATTCGGGGGCACGCAGCTGGTCCGGACGGCCTTCACCGGGCCGGGCCCGCACCTGGTGCTGGTGCGACCCAAGTCCTTCTCCGCCGAGGAGCGGGGAGGCGCCGTGGACCGGGTCGAGGAGATCCCGTTACCCGATGCCGGGCACGCCGGATCGCCGCAGGTGGTGGACACGACCGTCGAGCAGGCCGAGGGTCCGCAGCTGGGCAGCGCCAAGGTCATCATCAGCGGGGGCCGGGGGCTGGGAAGCGCCGAGGCGTACTCACTGATCGAGAGCGTCGCCGAGCCACTGGGCGCCGCCACCGGGGCTACCCGGGCGATCGTGGACGCAGGGTGGGTTCCCTATGCCAAGCAGGTGGGACAGACCGGTAAGACGGTCAAGCCCGAGGTATACATCGCCTGCGGGGTATCGGGCGCCATGCAGCATCTGGTCGGGATGAAGGACTCGAAACGGATCGTGGCGATCAACAAGGACCCGGAGGCGCCGATCTTCTCGGTTGCCGACCTGGGGATCGTGGGTGATGTCCACCAGGTCCTGCCCAGGCTCGCCGAGGCGCTCCGCGGCCGCGACTGA
- a CDS encoding ATP-dependent DNA ligase, whose product MAGATTVGIAGEEVRITSPDRLVFPRQGWTKLDVVLYFRTVAGGCLRGVFGRPTMMKRYMKDVGTAPIYHKRASKNTPFETAPIRFPSQRPGRMNVARSRADILRFVQLGCLDLHPWPVRAEDLDHPDELRLDLDPTEGFAFADVKRAALATKDLLDEVGLVGWPKTTGSRGIHVYVRIEPEWDFYQSRRAVLAFGRELERRHPDLITSRWWKEERRGVFIDYNQNARDKTVSSAYGVRPTGYVSAPVTWDELPDVEIEDFPMDRFHRRYAAVGDLTEGIDDQPGRIERLLEWVERDEADGVGDAPWPPNYPKMPGEPPRVQPSKMVKANWK is encoded by the coding sequence ATGGCAGGCGCCACCACGGTCGGAATAGCCGGTGAGGAAGTCCGGATAACGTCACCGGACCGGCTGGTATTCCCCCGGCAGGGATGGACCAAGCTCGACGTGGTGCTCTACTTCCGCACCGTGGCCGGGGGATGCCTGCGTGGCGTGTTCGGCCGCCCCACCATGATGAAGCGGTACATGAAGGACGTCGGCACGGCGCCGATATACCACAAGCGGGCGTCCAAGAACACGCCGTTCGAGACCGCTCCCATCCGCTTCCCGTCCCAGCGGCCCGGCCGGATGAACGTGGCTCGATCGCGGGCCGACATCCTCAGGTTCGTCCAGCTGGGCTGCCTCGACCTGCATCCGTGGCCCGTCCGGGCCGAGGACCTGGACCATCCGGACGAGCTCCGGCTCGACCTCGACCCCACCGAGGGGTTCGCGTTCGCCGATGTCAAGCGGGCCGCTCTGGCGACCAAGGATCTCCTCGATGAGGTCGGGCTGGTGGGTTGGCCCAAGACCACGGGTAGCCGGGGTATCCACGTCTACGTGCGCATCGAGCCGGAGTGGGACTTCTACCAGTCCCGCCGGGCAGTGCTGGCGTTCGGCCGCGAGCTGGAGCGCCGCCATCCTGACCTGATCACCTCCCGATGGTGGAAGGAGGAGCGCCGGGGAGTGTTCATCGACTACAACCAGAACGCCCGCGACAAGACCGTGTCCTCTGCCTACGGTGTCCGTCCTACCGGATACGTGTCCGCCCCGGTCACGTGGGATGAGCTACCCGATGTCGAGATCGAGGACTTCCCGATGGATCGCTTCCACCGCCGGTACGCGGCGGTCGGGGATCTGACCGAAGGGATCGACGACCAGCCGGGTCGGATCGAGCGCCTGCTTGAGTGGGTGGAGCGGGACGAGGCCGACGGAGTGGGCGACGCGCCCTGGCCGCCGAACTACCCCAAGATGCCGGGAGAACCACCCCGGGTCCAACCCTCCAAGATGGTGAAAGCCAACTGGAAGTAG
- a CDS encoding MMPL family transporter, which translates to MKTFVRAFAFLVSRAPWAVVITTLVLFGIFGYLSTQVEIGQGNEGLSPDNPELLAQDRISDLFGSDDTQESVIQVIVRNEGGDVFTKDAYDVVTAINSILESEALSENLSSVPGRGASFSYLDPAIDMADESGTPVATDEDVKDLYIQATTGPEANPQFASLISRNGDASSATAQAGLILIFTEVPVGLEEEAFDEAVENDSVVADALRTVPTPEGLEVIPFSFTLLFEDSGDAGSEIGRLFGMAALIILVILSFVYWLKPPGRGALIQSGRRTIADTLLTLFTIFAAITFMQGIGVLLERTGIIASFNTITQIIPILLIGLGVDYGIHITSRYREEIGRGQDVDGAARTAIGTVGIALVLATVTTAIGFLTNIFNPVPALKDFGILAAVGIVASFVLTLTFFPAARKILDRRTERRGRLSWAFVRLLIVARKVDRTIESKGSLPVAGMRASSERLLPSLIARTSWLAEKIPVVMVLAAMVLGGLGVWGLAQLETRFSVTDFLPSDAPGIRALEILQEEFGGGLGESTQILIEGEDLSRPEVHNALVSASSRLNEVENVLVFETPRGTIASANSPISILNSLNRGGPQGPPSEPVTAAIGAAGAGRDLRVPAGADVTPLWDAMFDAAPQRAGDVLHRTGSGYDALRFDIGTQAGETGALQLRQDLLDNFSEVSDLGVSVIATSTGIITNLIVKELADSQTTSLLITLVVATVVLMVSFWFENRRPFLGVITMVPVALVVFWTYGLMYATGIPFGPVTATLSALSIGIGVPYTIHIARRFGEDRVREESLEDALRSTSRHTGGALAGSAFTTMAGFGILITSRLVPFQQMGQVTVYAVGLSLVAAILVLPSLLALWERWHLRREAARAA; encoded by the coding sequence GTGAAGACGTTTGTCAGAGCCTTCGCGTTCTTGGTGTCGAGAGCCCCATGGGCGGTGGTCATCACCACGCTGGTCCTGTTCGGGATCTTCGGCTACCTCTCCACCCAGGTCGAGATAGGCCAGGGCAACGAGGGCCTCTCTCCCGACAACCCGGAACTGCTGGCCCAGGACCGGATCAGCGACCTGTTCGGCAGCGACGACACCCAGGAGAGCGTCATCCAGGTGATCGTTCGCAACGAGGGAGGCGACGTCTTCACCAAGGACGCATACGACGTGGTGACCGCCATTAACTCCATCCTCGAAAGCGAGGCCCTGTCCGAGAACCTCTCGTCCGTTCCCGGGAGGGGCGCCTCGTTCAGCTACCTCGACCCGGCCATCGACATGGCCGACGAGAGCGGCACCCCTGTGGCCACCGATGAGGACGTGAAGGACCTGTACATCCAGGCCACCACGGGACCGGAGGCCAATCCGCAGTTCGCCTCGCTGATCAGCCGCAACGGGGACGCTTCCTCGGCCACGGCCCAGGCCGGACTGATACTGATATTCACCGAGGTGCCGGTGGGGCTCGAGGAGGAGGCGTTCGACGAGGCGGTCGAGAACGACTCGGTGGTGGCGGACGCCCTGCGGACGGTACCCACCCCGGAAGGGTTGGAGGTCATTCCCTTCAGCTTCACGTTGCTGTTCGAAGACAGCGGTGACGCCGGTAGCGAGATCGGGCGGCTGTTCGGGATGGCCGCACTGATCATCCTCGTCATTCTCTCGTTCGTGTACTGGCTCAAGCCGCCGGGGCGGGGCGCCCTCATCCAGTCGGGGCGCCGGACCATCGCCGACACCCTGCTCACTCTCTTCACCATCTTCGCCGCCATCACCTTCATGCAGGGGATCGGGGTGCTGCTGGAACGGACCGGGATCATCGCCTCGTTCAACACCATCACACAGATCATCCCCATCCTGCTCATCGGGTTGGGCGTCGACTACGGGATCCATATCACTTCCCGCTATCGCGAGGAGATCGGCCGGGGACAGGACGTTGACGGCGCCGCCCGCACCGCCATCGGCACGGTGGGAATAGCCCTGGTCCTGGCAACCGTCACCACCGCCATCGGCTTCCTAACCAACATCTTCAACCCCGTGCCGGCGCTGAAGGACTTCGGGATCCTGGCGGCCGTGGGGATAGTCGCCTCGTTCGTCCTGACCCTCACCTTCTTCCCGGCGGCCCGCAAGATCCTGGATCGGAGGACCGAGCGGCGGGGCAGGCTCTCCTGGGCGTTCGTCCGGTTGCTGATCGTGGCCAGGAAGGTGGACCGCACGATCGAATCCAAGGGATCCCTGCCCGTGGCGGGCATGAGAGCCTCCTCCGAACGCCTGCTGCCTTCCCTGATAGCCCGTACCTCATGGCTGGCGGAGAAGATCCCCGTCGTGATGGTCCTGGCGGCCATGGTGCTGGGAGGCCTCGGGGTGTGGGGACTTGCCCAGCTGGAGACCCGCTTCTCGGTCACCGATTTCCTTCCCAGCGACGCACCCGGGATCCGGGCGCTGGAGATCCTGCAGGAGGAGTTCGGAGGAGGCCTGGGAGAATCCACCCAGATCCTGATCGAGGGTGAGGACCTCTCCAGACCGGAGGTTCACAACGCCCTGGTCTCGGCCAGTTCGCGACTGAACGAGGTTGAGAACGTGCTGGTGTTCGAGACTCCGAGGGGAACGATCGCCTCCGCCAACTCCCCGATCTCCATACTCAACTCCCTGAACCGGGGCGGTCCCCAGGGTCCGCCCTCCGAACCGGTCACAGCCGCGATCGGGGCCGCCGGTGCGGGCCGTGATCTCCGGGTTCCCGCCGGCGCTGACGTCACCCCTCTCTGGGACGCCATGTTCGACGCGGCTCCCCAGCGGGCGGGGGACGTCCTTCACCGAACCGGGTCGGGCTACGACGCCCTGCGTTTCGACATCGGCACCCAGGCAGGAGAGACCGGAGCACTGCAACTGCGACAGGACCTCCTGGACAACTTCTCGGAGGTCTCCGACCTGGGGGTCAGCGTGATAGCCACCTCCACCGGGATCATCACCAACCTGATCGTGAAGGAACTGGCGGACTCGCAGACCACTTCGCTTCTCATCACCCTGGTGGTCGCCACCGTGGTGCTGATGGTCAGTTTCTGGTTCGAGAACCGCCGACCCTTCCTGGGTGTGATCACCATGGTCCCCGTTGCGCTGGTGGTGTTCTGGACCTACGGATTGATGTACGCGACGGGCATTCCCTTCGGACCGGTTACCGCCACCCTGTCGGCCCTGTCGATCGGAATCGGAGTCCCCTACACCATCCACATCGCCCGCCGATTCGGGGAGGACCGGGTCCGCGAGGAGAGTCTGGAAGACGCCCTCCGCTCGACGTCCCGCCACACCGGCGGCGCTTTGGCAGGGTCCGCATTCACCACCATGGCCGGATTCGGGATCCTGATCACTTCCAGGCTCGTACCCTTCCAACAGATGGGACAGGTCACGGTGTACGCCGTCGGGCTCTCGCTGGTGGCAGCCATACTGGTGCTGCCGTCCCTGCTGGCCCTCTGGGAGAGGTGGCACCTCCGGAGGGAAGCGGCGAGGGCCGCCTGA